In Symmachiella dynata, the following are encoded in one genomic region:
- a CDS encoding BatA domain-containing protein: protein MSFLQPMLLAALPIIALPIIIHLINQRRYQTTRWAAMMFLLAANRMSRGYARIRQWLILLFRTLAIAGLIFAISRPLASGWLGMTAGGRADTTIILLDRSPSMQQLGPGAVVSKLETGRQQLAKTLETLGSTRYVLIESTKNVPRELNDPTDLLNLPETEPTSTSADLPAMLQAAHSYIAANQSGRTEIWICSDLRENDWNAESSRWKSLRDSFLEFSQGVRFHLLAYPRAAPQNVAVRVTDVRRQQTSEGVELLVSLHLTREGDSDERLAVPVQLEIDGARSEINVDMVGTQYELKDYRIGLTENQKQGWGRVSIPADANPADNDFYFAFDEPPERHTLIVADDPTNVRPLQLTASISPDPQAKSVATVVTEDQLGTVEWEQMALVLWQAPLPDADVAQQLTRFVGRGGRVVFFPPRSTSGREFMGVAWQDWQKPPKEIGIETWRSDQDILAHTLSGTSLPVGELQIREYCELSGEVTPLAQLPGGTPLLARVTTDHGGVYFCATTPAPSDSTLATNGIVLYVAVQRALASGAEALGNTRQLIAGEQPIELATTWERLTGDEEGLSTEYAFHRGVYTAGDRLLAVNRSAEEEQASLLADEKVAGLFNGLDFARVDDEAGTINSLIEEIWRVFLAIMMVSMIVEAALCLPKIRPTQGAAA from the coding sequence ATGAGTTTTTTGCAGCCGATGCTCTTGGCGGCGCTACCCATAATTGCGCTGCCGATCATCATTCATTTGATCAACCAACGCCGTTACCAAACGACGCGCTGGGCGGCGATGATGTTTTTACTCGCCGCCAACCGCATGTCGCGGGGCTACGCGCGCATTCGACAATGGTTGATCCTGCTGTTTCGCACATTGGCGATCGCCGGTTTGATCTTTGCCATTAGTCGCCCACTGGCCAGTGGCTGGTTGGGTATGACCGCCGGCGGCCGCGCGGATACGACGATCATTCTGTTGGACCGTTCGCCCAGCATGCAACAACTCGGGCCGGGAGCGGTCGTCTCGAAGCTCGAAACCGGGCGGCAGCAATTGGCCAAAACTCTCGAAACACTCGGATCGACGCGGTACGTGCTGATCGAAAGCACTAAAAATGTCCCCCGCGAATTGAACGATCCTACAGACTTATTGAACCTGCCGGAAACAGAACCAACGAGTACATCCGCCGACCTCCCGGCCATGTTGCAGGCAGCGCACAGTTACATTGCAGCCAACCAATCGGGCCGGACGGAGATCTGGATCTGTTCCGACCTGCGCGAGAACGATTGGAACGCTGAAAGCAGCCGTTGGAAATCACTGCGGGACAGCTTTTTGGAATTCTCCCAAGGGGTACGGTTCCATTTGCTGGCCTATCCCCGCGCTGCTCCGCAAAACGTGGCCGTTCGTGTGACGGACGTGCGGCGGCAACAAACCAGCGAGGGCGTTGAGTTGTTAGTGTCGCTGCATTTGACGCGGGAAGGGGATTCGGACGAACGATTGGCGGTCCCGGTACAACTGGAGATCGACGGGGCCCGATCGGAAATCAATGTCGACATGGTGGGGACACAATACGAACTGAAGGATTACCGCATCGGTTTGACGGAAAACCAGAAACAGGGCTGGGGACGCGTGTCGATTCCCGCCGACGCCAATCCGGCCGACAACGATTTCTATTTTGCCTTCGATGAACCCCCCGAGCGGCACACGCTGATTGTGGCCGACGATCCAACCAACGTCCGGCCGCTGCAACTGACCGCATCGATTTCTCCCGATCCGCAAGCCAAGAGCGTTGCTACTGTCGTGACCGAAGATCAGTTGGGAACCGTCGAGTGGGAGCAAATGGCGTTGGTGTTGTGGCAGGCTCCGCTGCCCGACGCAGATGTCGCCCAACAACTGACCCGTTTTGTCGGCCGTGGCGGCCGTGTTGTGTTTTTCCCCCCGCGGTCGACCAGTGGACGGGAATTCATGGGCGTGGCTTGGCAAGACTGGCAGAAACCGCCCAAGGAAATTGGCATCGAAACATGGCGAAGCGATCAGGATATCCTCGCGCACACGCTCAGCGGCACCTCGCTGCCGGTTGGCGAACTGCAGATTCGCGAATACTGTGAACTGTCCGGTGAAGTGACTCCCTTGGCTCAGTTGCCCGGTGGCACGCCGTTGTTGGCACGCGTGACGACCGATCATGGCGGCGTATATTTTTGTGCGACCACTCCGGCGCCGAGTGATTCAACGCTGGCCACCAACGGCATTGTGCTGTATGTCGCTGTGCAACGGGCTTTGGCGTCTGGAGCCGAGGCGTTGGGTAATACACGGCAACTGATCGCCGGTGAACAGCCAATTGAATTGGCGACCACTTGGGAGCGATTGACCGGCGACGAAGAAGGGTTGTCCACGGAGTATGCATTTCATCGCGGCGTTTATACGGCGGGTGACCGCTTGTTGGCGGTCAACCGTTCGGCCGAAGAAGAACAAGCCTCCCTGTTAGCCGATGAGAAGGTGGCGGGGTTGTTCAATGGACTTGATTTTGCCCGTGTGGATGATGAAGCGGGAACGATCAATTCGTTGATCGAGGAGATTTGGCGGGTGTTCTTAGCCATTATGATGGTATCGATGATTGTGGAAGCCGCGCTGTGCTTGCCGAAAATTCGGCCGACTCAAGGAGCCGCCGCATGA